In the genome of Yarrowia lipolytica chromosome 1B, complete sequence, the window CACGTCGTTCTGCAGATCCGAGATCTTTCTGTCTTTCATTTCGAGCTCGCTGACCAGCTGCTCATTTCGAGACACGAGTTCCGAGAATTGGTTGAGCGAGctctcagcctcctcaatgaTTCCATCTCTGTCCCTGATGGCCATCTTGAGCGACTCGACCTcatccttgagctccttgagttCATGGGAAGGTGCCATAGTTTCGGAAATACCCGAGATACTGCTGTTCAGAGAAGTGTTCATGGTGCCTGTAGAGTTGACCGAGCTGACTCGAGATTTGATTACTCCAGAGACCCGCCGTTTAGAAGGAGACTCGAACGGACCGCCCCGGTCACTGATAGGCGAGCTGGGAATCATTGAGTGGCGCAAGGGCATTGTTCGGGGAGTAGTAATATGACTAGGTCGGCCCTTTGGCGTGGCAAAAATGGGGGATCCGGGCAACGAGCCTACGGTGCTCGTACCGCCTCTGTGGTTGTTCAGGGCAACCAGTTTCGGATACGAAATGAACAGACCAGTGTTGGGGGTTTCAGTGCGGAAGTAGCTCACGCCTCCGTACACTCCTGAGTGTCGTCCATGTGATTCCCACCCCTTGAGCAGTTCGATACCTGCAAACTCGCCTGGCTTGTTGTCCACTCGGCCAACAAATCGGACCATGCCCTGCTGGCCTTCCGGCAGGGTCACCTGGTCGCCGACTTTGATGGTGTTCATGTTGGCGGTGTGTGTGTCGATATTTATTTTTGCTCTAGCGATAATCGCACGTACGTCAGCCGGTGCGCGCTCCTTGGTGTAGTAACGCGTTTGGATCTCAACCCTAATACCACCAGACCCCAATAGGCAAAGTAGAAACACTGTCATCTGCACCAACCTGTGGTGTTACGAGTGGTGGGGAGAATGAAGGGACGTCAGTTCGACCTGTATCGATGCTGCAATTATGTTCAATTCCGAttaactacagtacatactgtactgtagtcttAGCTGATAGCCTACTTGATCATTCCCTtgtattactgtagctacgGGTACACCACCCACCGCTCGCTTATGACTGCATGTTATTAAGATGAAggttgaagatgaaggtTGAAGATGTGGATCTGGTAACTGAGATACCGTAACTACATACCATTATATATTTGGCTTACATCTAGTCAAGCCAGCTGAGTGTTGGGTGCATCTGTTATACGTATGACTTGTGTGATTGTTTCTCAAATGTTTGAAGTCTTTTGACTGGTCTGGAACTGATGACTCATCGACGCATACAGACACTCAAGATAGGGGGCAACAGGAAATGAAATGACGAATAAAATGGTCCGTTGAAGAGTCCATTATCATGAAATATGCAACCGTCACCAACCTGGACTATGCAACCGAGATTAGACTGTGCCATTCGTGCGTCATACTTTCCCATGGGCTGCCAGGGACAACTGAAAACTGATATTATCAGACTCCTTTAGCCGAGAGGTTGATCTTTATTATTGCGACATCAAACTGATTTCGTATTCATGTTGTTCTGGCATACTGTCATATATACACTGTCTACAGTAGACTTTTAATTGATAGGCTACGAGCATTACTGTAAGTATAGTACGTACCTCTTTGAACGGGTTGTAAACGTAGAGCTGGTCAGACAGTCCTCCCCCCATACATACCATTCTCAGCCTCACCATTGTATATTAGATGTCTCCAATAATTTCCACGATATTAGAGCCCCTCGATCAGGTTCCACTTGCAAGAAAGTAATGTTAGTATTTTTGTATATAAACCTAGGGGACCCGCTCAATCACGTCCAGAAAAGCCCCCTCCCGAGAGTACGCAACCACAATCACATTACCATTGAAATCCACATGCCACACGCTCTCCGAGGAGCTGAACGTAGGGAAGCTCACCAGATTGCGGATGAACTCGCCCTTTTGCAGATCCCACAGCTTGACCGTCATGTTGGTGGCCGATGACACAATCTTGTCATTGTCCACTTGCATGGCAGAAACGGGCGATTTGTGGCCTGAAAGAGTGTGAACTAGTGCCCCACTTGGGTCCCATACTCTTAGTGTCCCGTCTGAAGAGCCCGTCACAATATGCGAATAGTCTGGAGTTAACTCCACCATGTAGACTATGCTAGTGTggcccttgagaatgtgCAGACACTGGCCTGTTTCCAGCGACCAGATGCGGGCTGTTGTGTCCCGAGACGCGGAAATGCATCTCTTTCGCTGCGGGTCTATGATAGCTGCAAATACTCGGTCCGAATGACCATCCAGAACATGGAGACATGAACGGGTGTCCAGAGACCACACACGCACGGTCCCGTCATACGAACCGGACACGATTGTGTTTTCGTAGCTGTCCAGGCAACGTACCGTGTCCTTGTGTCCCCTAAAAGTTGCCGAGGGAAGTTTGGGCTCCAGGTTGCTGCTACCACTGGAATCGGCCGTGGACAGATCCCAGACCCGTACGGTATTGTCGCGGGCTCCACTGACAACAATTAGCTTTCCTCTGCCGTCGCGAGCCACCCTCACGCACCGCACCGTCTTTTTATTGCCCTTGAGCACCGCTACACACCGTCCGGTCTCCACCTTCCATACCCGTACGTCCGAGTCTTTGCCCGAGCCGCCTGTGGCCAGCAGGTTGTGTGCGAAATGCATGGCCCAGACGCCGTCCGAGTGACCATCGAGTCGACGAATTACCACGCCGGTTTTGCTGTACACGGTGATTTCCGGCGTCTCGCAAGCGGCAATGATGTAATCTTGGGTCACCTGCAGACAGGTGATGATGG includes:
- a CDS encoding uncharacterized protein (Compare to YALI0B21406g, similar to DEHA0F08206g Debaryomyces hansenii IPF 8485.1); amino-acid sequence: MPSPPHDRLNDSIGSIDPWLAPKTKFHTVTVRSEHSIITCLQVTQDYIIAACETPEITVYSKTGVVIRRLDGHSDGVWAMHFAHNLLATGGSGKDSDVRVWKVETGRCVAVLKGNKKTVRCVRVARDGRGKLIVVSGARDNTVRVWDLSTADSSGSSNLEPKLPSATFRGHKDTVRCLDSYENTIVSGSYDGTVRVWSLDTRSCLHVLDGHSDRVFAAIIDPQRKRCISASRDTTARIWSLETGQCLHILKGHTSIVYMVELTPDYSHIVTGSSDGTLRVWDPSGALVHTLSGHKSPVSAMQVDNDKIVSSATNMTVKLWDLQKGEFIRNLVSFPTFSSSESVWHVDFNGNVIVVAYSREGAFLDVIERVP